A portion of the Manduca sexta isolate Smith_Timp_Sample1 chromosome 20, JHU_Msex_v1.0, whole genome shotgun sequence genome contains these proteins:
- the LOC115447619 gene encoding uncharacterized protein LOC115447619: MAPIRYSLHYEDYSEHLMSRFGTLLQMQSLVDMTLMCSSHTLRVHKTVLAASSAYFQEVLQKQTGEPLIILKMRFSVLKCLVEFMYCGKTQCLEENLDELVAAAQFLKIKGLSKVNKEGLGITNDSETLVFTPPVVINRPPQSFIDLHVQEGGPKPPQLAPATSTSQTDNHCRTNKDMVVRIPFDIENGGGVNTLDYGDGPRAMKPRRGRPSVRRSGGWEGPGSLGRAAERALQRREQDSRKAIHHLKHLQSRHMQDYMDRVTLSQAVNSICGPESSSNYMNIDNDLMYMDQTVSSNVLDPTNPYSKESTGIDPITSNYPPTNTTTSETASTGISTAMSQYVNALKNAGLPTDLPILFESGDGSYINVNEQVLLDMVQSSEIQYEVIEQPNIIEKVSDPSEIKSIDDLSKSIERGEMLLGNKVFPSTNEYDKDPSQFSRQDPINSLNSILPDNLESFADQQNYVVLDPPLRDTNSSMDPVNAADFSCIDGDMQFFTKSMTDDVKKYYEDQQLNDAQVIEQLCPASTTLDTSFNMSLLDTKISHLGENLTEQYNSLNTDDLRRSEDCYDFGLQLPQPNDFKEESLECLMATPKRNDEGSYEGGSQFDERRSKERDDIIKDLINMENKINVAQNSENLIQKANNSTSESNMQEFNVGSVFQDISKQLLSDKGNNDLSTSITSSGLQWDSFDIDNKDDIENNKTENKETFTTEGQTDIVRESKFSTPIIDLTDPVNTNPQQWESCDMDVNEHGKKETEKPVTNSEDLEDKGNDIPYAVGLLPLKQMEANEDCNLLKRKKSIDVDLLENVDAKCLKRKVKHKINLN, translated from the exons ATGGCTCCCATACGATATAGCTTACATTACGAGGATTACTCTGAACACCTGATGTCGAGATTTGGTACATTATTGCAAATGCAATCACTGGTGGATATGACGCTTATGTGTAGTTCGCACACTCTGCGTGTTCACAAAACTGTACTGGCAGCTAGTAGCGCTTATTTTCAG GAGGTTCTTCAAAAACAGACCGGCGaaccattaattatattaaagatgCGATTCAGTGTGTTGAAATGCCTTGTGGAATTTATGTATTGCGGTAAAACTCAATGTTTGGAAGAGAATTTGGACGAGTTGGTAGCAGCGGCGCAGTTCTTGAAGATTAAGGGATTATCAAAAGTCAACAAAGAGGGGCTTGGCATTACTAATGATA GCGAGACGCTGGTTTTTACCCCACCTGTTGTCATAAATCGACCGCCGCAATCTTTTATCGACTTGCACGTGCAG GAGGGTGGCCCGAAGCCGCCGCAACTTGCTCCGGCAACGAGCACCAGTCAGACCGACAACCATTGCAGGACTAATAAG GACATGGTGGTGCGAATACCGTTTGACATAGAGAATGGTGGCGGAGTCAACACCCTGGACTACGGCGACGGGCCGCGAGCGATGAAACCTCGCCGCGGCAGGCCCAGTGTCAGG AGGTCGGGAGGCTGGGAGGGTCCTGGATCGCTGGGACGTGCTGCGGAGCGCGCTCTACAACGTCGCGAGCAAGACTCGCGCAAAGCTATTCATCATTTGAAGCATTTACAAAGTCGACATATGCAG GATTACATGGATAGAGTAACTCTATCGCAAGCTGTCAACAGTATATGCGGGCCTGAATCCTCATCCAACTATATGAACATCGACAACGACCTCATGTACATGGACCAGACGGTCTCCTCCAATGTGCTGGATCCGACCAATCCATACTCCAAGGAATCTACTGGCATTGACCCAATTACATCAAACTATCCGCCAACAAACACTACCACTTCTGAAACTGCGTCCACCGGTATCAGCACTGCTATGTCTCAATACGTTAACGCGTTGAAGAATGCCGGACTACCCACAGATTTGCCTATACTCTTCGAATCCGGTGACGGCTCATACATAAATGTCAACGAGCAAGTATTATTGGATATGGTACAAAGCAGCGAAATTCAGTACGAAGTAATCGAACAACCAAACATCATAGAAAAGGTCTCCGATCCGAGCGAAATCAAAAGTATCGACGACCTGTCGAAATCTATTGAACGTGGTGAAATGCTCCTAGGGAATAAAGTTTTCCCATCGACAAATGAATATGACAAAGACCCTTCGCAGTTCAGTCGCCAAGATCCCATCAACAGTTTAAATTCGATACTGCCTGACAACTTAGAAAGTTTTGCGGACCAGCAAAACTATGTGGTCTTAGATCCTCCTCTCCGAGATACTAACAGCTCAATGGATCCTGTGAATGCTGCCGATTTTTCATGCATCGATGGCGACATGCAATTCTTTACAAAATCGATGACCGATGATGTGAAAAAGTATTACGAAGATCAGCAGTTAAATGATGCACAAGTAATTGAACAATTATGCCCTGCAAGTACCACGTTGGATACAAGCTTTAACATGTCATTGCTCGATACCAAAATCTCACATTTGGGTGAAAACCTAACAGAACAGTATAATTCCCTAAACACTGACGATTTAAGACGAAGCGAGGACTGTTATGACTTTGGCCTGCAACTTCCCCAACCAAACGACTTTAAAGAGGAATCTCTAGAATGTCTGATGGCTACTCCGAAGCGAAATGACGAAGGCTCATACGAAGGAGGAAGTCAATTTGACGAAAGAAGAAGTAAGGAAAGAGACgatataataaaagatttaataaatatggaaaataaGATAAATGTGGCGCAAAATAGTGAAAATCTTATTCAAAAAGCAAACAATAGTACTTCTGAATCAAACATGCAAGAATTTAATGTCGGGTCTGTATTCCAGGACATCAGCAAACAATTACTTTCTGATAAGGGGAATAATGATCTATCTACCTCTATTACCTCTAGTGGACTACAGTGGGATAGTTTTGACATTGACAATAAGGAcgacattgaaaataataagactgaaaataaagaaacatttacCACAGAAGGACAAACAGATATAGTAAGAGAATCTAAGTTTTCTACTCCTATAATAGACTTGACGGACCCGGTGAATACCAACCCACAACAATGGGAGAGTTGCGATATGGATGTTAATGAACATGGCAAAAAAGAAACCGAAAAACCTGTTACAAATTCAGAAGACTTGGAAGACAAAGGGAATGATATACCCTATGCAGTAGGATTATTACCTTTAAAACAAATGGAAGCGAATGAAGATTGCAACTTACTGAAGCGGAAAAAGTCCATAGACGTAGATCTATTAGAGAATGTAGACGCTAAATGTTTAAAACGTAAggttaaacacaaaataaatttaaattaa